A window of the Gossypium hirsutum isolate 1008001.06 chromosome A05, Gossypium_hirsutum_v2.1, whole genome shotgun sequence genome harbors these coding sequences:
- the LOC107960418 gene encoding uncharacterized protein At1g01500: MEGLCETPENGKVADPDLRNIQYLPSSTGLSLLWFDMRVFYVRVSKFQVDDSTPEFLTLNHIPLDPDTLLEVNGIRSSIYSDGVSILLRRDRVDKRSEEVTFVSTDNVRLTGSVKFEVFDKKDLILSGILEMSSSNGFIGESKNNMKQWSMNCESNITSGRGFLKGKLISSPKLSPPTIEVYVAGCFSGKPIILTKTLQLNYRKKHNRKGTLDAIPEYESTECQKDMSPELDMQFSEYRNYKPPNEEDYSNIFWRRTEYMDGEDGELSWFNAGVRVGVGIGLGVCLGVGIGVGLLVRTYQATTRSFKRRLI; this comes from the exons ATGGAAGGTCTTTGTGAAACACCAGAAAATGGTAAAGTAGCAGATCCCGACCTTCGGAATATTCAGTACTTGCCATCCTCTACCGGATTATCATTACTTTGGTTTGATATGAGAGTCTTCTATGTTAGAGTCAGCAAATTTCAGGTTGATGATTCAACCCCCGAGTTTCTGACTCTCAATCATATCCCCTTAGACCCTGACACCCTTTTGGAAGTTAATGGCATTAGAAGCAGCATATACTCTGATGGGGTCTCTATACTCCTTAGAAGGGATCGTGTAGATAAGAGATCGGAAGAAGTCACCTTTGTGAGCACAGATAATGTTAGGCTGACAGGAAGTGTGAAATTTGAGGTGTTTGATAAAAAGGATCTTATTCTCTCTGGTATTTTGGAAATGTCTAGTAGTAATGGCTTCATTGGGGAATCGAAAAATAACATGAAGCAATGGAGTATGAATTGTGAATCAAATATCACATCTGGCAGGGGTTTCCTGAAGGGAAAGCTCATTTCTTCTCCCAAATTATCACCACCAACCATTGAGGTTTATGTTGCGGGGTGTTTTTCTGGGAAACCAATCATCTTGACCAAAACATTGCAACTTAATTACCGGAAGAAGCATAATCGGAAGGGAACATTAGATGCAATCCCGGAATACGAGAGCACTGAATGCCAGAAAGATATGTCACCTGAACTTGATATGCAG TTTTCAGAATACAGAAACTACAAACCACCAAACGAAGAAGACTACAGTAATATTTTCTGGAGGAGGACAGAGTACATGGATGGCGAAGATGGTGAGCTCTCATGGTTCAATGCAGGTGTAAGGGTTGGTGTAGGGATCGGTCTTGGTGTTTGTCTTGGCGTCGGTATAGGAGTTGGATTGTTGGTTCGTACTTACCAAGCTACCACTCGAAGCTTCAAAAGGCGGCTTATCTGA